From the genome of Medicago truncatula cultivar Jemalong A17 chromosome 2, MtrunA17r5.0-ANR, whole genome shotgun sequence:
TGTTGGTCTTCCTCTCTTCCTATTTGGCTTACTACTAGCTGCACCCTTTCCCTTTCCACTTGACCCAGCCTTGTCTTTTTCTTTACTCTACCCTGCTTTAGTTGGTGGTTCAGTTTCTGTTGCAGCAGCCCCACCTACAAACACATCTTCACCAAGATTAACGCCATCTTCAAACTGATGATGAAAAGATGCACTTACTTGATAACCAAAATTGTCTTCCTGACCTATCTCTTCCTCTGAATCTTCAAACAATACATCAAGTTCATTATCCTCCTTCTCAACAGCTTCACAGTCTGACCCATAAACATCTATTAAGTCATCAAGCCTTGTTCTTAATTCACCCTCTAGTCCAGCAGATCCAGCAAGCCCATTCACTCCACATCTTGGCCCATTAAGATCTTGTTCAAAGCTAACATGAGTGGGACCCACATCAATTACTTCATTATCCTCAgtgcccccccccccccccccaacaTTTGTTTCCTCCCTCAAAGTGGTCCCTACTTCATTAACCTCAGTGTCCACATCATCAAATCCACTTCCCATATATGGTCCCACAAAAGCACTTTCCATATCTGGTCCCACCTTGTCCACCTCAACTTCTTCCACCTCAGTAACATCATCTTCCACATCAACAACCACCTCTTCAACCTCAACAACCACTTCTGCCTCATCAACAGCCACCTTTTCCACATGCGCACCCCCCTCTTCCACATCATCTGCACCATGAGGATCCACGTGTCCTAAAGGGTACTCAATCAAAGGGTTTAAGTTAGGGGCATGTTCAGGAGCACATACATTACGTTCTACATATAAATGAACCCTTCCATGCATTTCAGCTATTGCTTTCATCCTTATACAACCCAGGTCATCCCTCAAACGAACCAGCTCATCCACCAGGTAAGGTTCATAGTACCAAATAGCATTAATCATGGTGTAACTTAAACGCTTTACGGTTGACAACACTGAGAAGTGTGCCCATTCGTCTTCTTCACACTCCAAAACAGTCTCAATGCCATTATAGGCAGCATGGTTGAACTCAACAAAACCACCCCCGTGGTGTAGTACAAGAACAAACCTCCCATCCTCAGCCTACAATAAACAATGGTGTGTTGtgtttaaataacataaacaacaaagaagatgcataaaacaatattttcaaaCCAATTTTATCTATTTCATGATTTACAGAAATTGGTAcaaagaagaagataaagaaaaggGTTGTATGTAATGAGTCTTAGAGTTAGAAGGGGCATTATGGGAAATAGGAATATGGACCCTCTTATAAATATGAGAAAAGGCAAGGAAATAAGCATGAAAAATATGTGATGaaactcttattctctctctgaTTCTCTAGTTCTCTCTTGTTCCTTGTACTctttcttcaagttcttctttCTATTGTTAGTTTACTTGCAAATTGGCTGTTATTCCTCCTTAGTTTATACACTGGGAGTTGAATtgatagttcatattcaatacaATAGAAACAATTATCTCTGTTACACTTTGATCCATTACATTGTACatctttaaaaaattgatttttactttgttttttagaaattaaactaaCCCTAAACCCAGAATACCAGAAAACGAAAACCCTAAAACCATTAAACCAGACACCCAAAACCAGATTTCAAAGAAccagaaaccctaatttcaaaatGTTGAAGAAATCTTACCTCAACCCAAGCATCAATATCGAAATCGTTCTCCTCAGCCATTGGAGTGTCCTTCGAGTTGGAATTGGTCGTCTTCTTCCT
Proteins encoded in this window:
- the LOC112419461 gene encoding uncharacterized protein: MAEENDFDIDAWVEAEDGRFVLVLHHGGGFVEFNHAAYNGIETVLECEEDEWAHFSVLSTVKRLSYTMINAIWYYEPYLVDELVRLRDDLGCIRMKAIAEMHGRVHLYVERNVCAPEHAPNLNPLIEYPLGHVDPHGADDVEEGGAHVEKVAVDEAEVVVEVEEVVVDVEDDVTEVEEVEVDKVGPDMESAFVGPYMGSGFDDVDTEVNEVGTTLREETNVGGGGGGTEDNEVIDVGPTHVSFEQDLNGPRCGVNGLAGSAGLEGELRTRLDDLIDVYGSDCEAVEKEDNELDVLFEDSEEEIGQEDNFGYQVSASFHHQFEDGVNLGEDVFVGGAAATETEPPTKAG